Genomic segment of Verrucomicrobiota bacterium:
GTGTTACTCAAGCGAACGTCAACCACGGCAATTTTTGAACCACCCGATTTTGCATCGATAATTCGTTGCGCATGAGGATTAAAATAATGTCCCGTTTCCAGGTGTGAACTTAACAGAAGAATAAACTTCGTCTGCGAGTAATCAGGTGAAGGTCGATCAGCGCCAAACCACAGCGAATACCCTAAACGCGCCGCGCCGGAACAAACGGTAGTGTGGCTATTATGCCCATCCACCCCCCAAGCGTTCAGCATGCGGTAGACAAAATGATCATCACCCGGACGCCCGACGTGGTACATCAGTTCGTTGTGTCTTTTTTCTTGAAATGCTTTTCGAATGCGTCCCCCGAGATCATCTAAAACTTCTTCCCAACTTACTTTCTCAAATCTTCCATCGCCCCTGGGCCCTACACGTTTCAAGGGATAAAGAATACGTTCGGTATCATTTATCTGGTTTATGGTCGCGGGTCCCTTGGCACAGGTTCTTCCACGACTCCCGGGATGCACCGGATTTCCTTCAAATTTTTCAACTTTGTCGGTTTCCTTATTAATAAAGGCCAGCAACCCGCAGGCAGATTCACAATTAAAACAAATCGTAGGCACACAACGGTAATGCTTTTCTATTTTTTTTTCAGGCCACGCCTTACTGTCCAACTCTACCCAGTCATCCCATTTATCAGGTGTTGGACCTACCGCGAGCTCCCAGGGAGACTCTCTCTTATACGATTTTTTTTGTTCACTCATCTTTAGTTTAAATAACAAGTTTCAAAGTTCAACTAATCGGTAGTGCCTGGCCTGCTTTTACAAAAAGGTCTTCTTCATTTAGCAAGCCGACTAACGCAAAAATCCCGGCGACAACCATTAACAGAGGACTCGCGGTAAAAACTAAAACCAGGGGCAACACCACCCCAAGAACTACACTAACTCCCCAGTGACGTTTCGCAAAAGGCCCATGGGTGATCAGCTTTGCGGCACGATGATACTCAAGCTCTCTATTTTTTGGTGCTAAATATTTTTCGCTCAACATCATCAGCAAATGCGCTAACAAACTTCCTACAAATCCAAACAACACAAAGGAACGCGAACTCTCTTCCAGACGCCAATCCGAGACTCCACTCAGCATCATCAGCTGATCAAGAATCAACACCCCTGCACATCCCGCCAAAAACGCGTGCAACGCTAGTGATAAACCTAACAAGCGTTTCATCCAAAGCGGTCTACCATGACATTGGTGAAACAACCATGCTGTATAAGATGCAACAAATAGGGCAGAACCAGTTGTTACTAACAGTAGAAAATAGGCTACCGCAGAGCCAGTGATCTCACTTAGCGAACGCTCTCCAAAATAGGACAGAGCCCAAAGCCCTCCCCATAAGGACAGCAACACGCCAAAAAGCATAATGGCCACGGATCCCCAGCACAGCCAACTCTTCCAATTGGGACGCAGTAAGATATAAATAAACCGCATCGGTCTTTTCAGATCCGCCAGAAGCAAAACGCCAGTGGCCATTAAAAACAGGAGGGCAGCACCTAAAAACACACCTAAAGCCAATGAGGTCTCTCCACCAATCATCTTTAAAAACGAAG
This window contains:
- the nrfD gene encoding polysulfide reductase NrfD; this encodes MQLGFIIDHSRCIGCHACTVACKSENDVPLGDFRTWVKYTEEGTFPEVRRSFAVLRCNQCSEPPCVDICPTNALEKLANGVVDINQDSCIGCKSCMQACPYDALYINEDEGTAEKCHFCNHRAEIGLAPACAVVCPTEAIIPGDFDDPLSLVSRMRREQDLGGRKIEAGTSPNVFYKEVNPNTISPTQANGTSGYIWSNNPEGMRKVAEAFQAEQDVMEKKARTVYDVPRKALWDWKVGAYFTTKSLAAGFFLAGLPSFLKMIGGETSLALGVFLGAALLFLMATGVLLLADLKRPMRFIYILLRPNWKSWLCWGSVAIMLFGVLLSLWGGLWALSYFGERSLSEITGSAVAYFLLLVTTGSALFVASYTAWLFHQCHGRPLWMKRLLGLSLALHAFLAGCAGVLILDQLMMLSGVSDWRLEESSRSFVLFGFVGSLLAHLLMMLSEKYLAPKNRELEYHRAAKLITHGPFAKRHWGVSVVLGVVLPLVLVFTASPLLMVVAGIFALVGLLNEEDLFVKAGQALPIS